The Chlorobaculum sp. MV4-Y genome contains the following window.
TGGTGGGAATGCTGCGGATACCGTACTGTCCGGCAGTATTCGGGTTCTCATCAACATTGAGTTTGGCGATGATGGCTTTGCCTTCGTAATCACCGGCAAGCTCCTCGATAACCGGGCCAAGCATCATGCACGGACCGCACCATGCAGCCCAGAAATCGACCAGGGCAACTTTGCCGGAATCGAGAATTTCTGCCTGGAAATTCTTGTCAGTCGCTTCGAAATATTTTCCGCTCATAAGTACTCACATAAAAGGTTAACAATTGATAAGAGAAACAATTTTACTCTGTGCAAATATAATTGAATAAAATTCAACTTGGCAACAAATGCCGAAAATCTATCCGGTTATTTTGACGTTGTCCGGCCCGAGAATCTCTTCGAGCTGATCGAGCACCTCGTCGTCAGCCTCTATCGGCGTGTTGCGGGCAAAGAGCTTCAGGGTTTCGCTGTTGGGGCCGATGGTGGCCCGCACCTCGAAATCAACCGGCGTGCCGCCCTTGTGCTTCTCGAAAATCTCGCGCACCTGTTGCAACTTGCCGAGCTGGGCTGAGTCGTCGGCGTCGATGCGCAGTACCACCTTTTTGACCATCGTCGAGCGCACCTTCTTGAGCGGCGCAACCTCGCGCACCAGCAGCTTGAGGCTGCCATCCTTCGCCTCGGCCTCGACGCTGAGCATCACCGCTTCGTCAGGCTGAAGCATGTGGCGATACTGCTCGTAAACGCTGGCGAAAACCGTGAAGTCCGCCTTGCCGGTGAAGTCTTCGAGCACGCCGAAGAGCATCTGCTTGCCCTTGCGATCCTGATAGGGCTTGACCGACACGATCACGCCGATCGCCTTGTAGAGCTTCGATGGCGT
Protein-coding sequences here:
- the trxA gene encoding thioredoxin, yielding MSGKYFEATDKNFQAEILDSGKVALVDFWAAWCGPCMMLGPVIEELAGDYEGKAIIAKLNVDENPNTAGQYGIRSIPTMLIIKGGKVVDQMVGALPKNMIAKKLDEHIG